The sequence below is a genomic window from Gammaproteobacteria bacterium.
TTTTAAACGACGACGTCGCGCTTGTCGGCGTAGAGGCCGGTGGGCTTGGTGTGGCGACTGGCAGACATGGTGCAACGATTTGTGCTGGCCAAGTCGGCATTCTTCACGGTGCAAGGACTATGGTCATGAGCAATGCCGACGGCCAGATCCAGCCGTCGCATTCTATTTCCGCCGGTCTTGATTATCCGGCTGTGGGGCCAGAGCACGTTCATTTGGCCGCAACCGGCCGGGCGGACTATGTGTCGGTGACGGATCAAGAGGCCTTGCGGGCATTTTGTTCGGTCTCACAACAAGAAGGGATTATTCCGGCCTTGGAATCCTCGCATGCGCTGGCATGGGTCGAACAACAATGCCAGCAGCAAGAAAACAAAATTTTTCTGGTCAATTTATCTGGCCGAGGTGATAAGGATTTAACCCAAGTATTTACTTTGTTGGAGCGCAAAAGCAATGAATCACCGATATGCTCAGCGATTTGACGAGGCCCGCAAGCGCGGACGTTCGGCACTTATCCCGTTTGCCGTCATCGGACTGAATGGCGATGAAAGTTTTATCCGCTGGATCGACATGCTTATCGACAATGGTGCCGATGCGCTTGAGCTTGGCATTCCGTTTAGCGACCCGGTGGCGGACGGTCCTGTCATTCAAAAAGCCAGTGCACAGGCGCTGGCACAAGGCATCACTATCAGACGCGCCTTTTCGCTCATTGACAAGGTACGCGCCAGACATCCTAGTATACCCATCGGCCTGTTGGTCTATGCCAATCTTGTGGTCGCGGGCGGCATTGATGCGTTCTATCAGAACGCACAAAAAAGTGGCGTTGATTCAGTCCTGATTGCAGACGTGCCTGTGCATATGGGAAAGGCGTTTGAGGCGGCTGCCCAAAAGTTCGGAATTTCACCCATCTACATCGCCACCAGTGACTGTGATTCTGAGCGGCTTAGTGCAATTGGCCACCACTCGAATGCCTTCGTCTATATGGTCAGTCGTCCCGGGGTGACCGGAACGGATCTTCGTCCGGCGCTGTCCCGTTTTGATTTTACGCGGATAAGACGCTATATCGACGTTCCCATTGTCATTGGTTTTGGGATAGACGGTCCTGAGGCCGCTCGACAGGCCGCCGAAATG
It includes:
- the trpA gene encoding tryptophan synthase subunit alpha, with the translated sequence MNHRYAQRFDEARKRGRSALIPFAVIGLNGDESFIRWIDMLIDNGADALELGIPFSDPVADGPVIQKASAQALAQGITIRRAFSLIDKVRARHPSIPIGLLVYANLVVAGGIDAFYQNAQKSGVDSVLIADVPVHMGKAFEAAAQKFGISPIYIATSDCDSERLSAIGHHSNAFVYMVSRPGVTGTDLRPALSRFDFTRIRRYIDVPIVIGFGIDGPEAARQAAEMGFDGVVVGTALVKHQLADDVVECQTLMQALAQAVVRSQRD